The following are from one region of the Halictus rubicundus isolate RS-2024b chromosome 15, iyHalRubi1_principal, whole genome shotgun sequence genome:
- the Kcc gene encoding solute carrier family 12 member kcc isoform X5 yields MERFRVTPANSAQFAQQQQQSLDYDSPVNGTQLEHQHLVPRSMSECDGDGAGGDGDPMVGGGNSEKKTVYETNLFLYSEEMEDRPRISTLLSGLSNYSNTIPAATDPDAKPPPVQGGARMGTLIGVFLPCIQNIFGVILFIRLTWVVGTAGAIQGFFIVLCCCCVTMLTAISMSAIATNGVVPAGGSYFMISRSLGPEFGGAVGMLFYTGTTLAAAMYIIGAVEIVLTYMAPSLSIFGDFTKDPSIMYNNFRVYGTGLLMVMGTIVFIGVKFVNKFATVALACVILSIVAVYVGLFYNFYGNESLKMCVLGKRLLKDINVLAECNKNVNGPLHQIYCGNTTSTQKCDPYYLENNATIINGIRGLASGVFLENIWDSFQEENQLIAYGRDPKDIDNMATTSYNQIQIDLTTTFTILIGIFFPSVTGIMAGSNRSGDLADAQKSIPIGTICAILTTSTVYLSSVLLFAGTVDNLLLRDKFGQSIGGKLVVANMAWPNQWVILIGSFLSTLGAGLQSLTGAPRLLQAIAKDSIIPFLTPFATSSSRGEPTRALVLTVIICQCGILLGNVDYLAPLLSMFFLMCYGFVNLACALQTLLRTPNWRPRFKYYHWSLSFLGLSLCIAIMFMTSWYYALLAMGMAGCIYKYIEYRGAEKEWGDGIRGLALSAARYSLLRLEEGPPHTKNWRPQILILAKLTDDLVPKYRKLFAFASQLKAGKGLTICVSCIGGDYVQNSGEALAAKQSLRKTIVEEKVKGFVDVLVARNIVDGLSSLIQTTGLGGMKPNTVILGWPYGWRQSEDERTWRVFLQTVRAVAAARMALLVPKGINFFPDSTEKVVGYIDVWWIVHDGGLLMLLPFLLKQHRTWKNCKMRIFTVAQMEDNSIQMKKDLKKFLYDLRIEAEVEIVEMMDSDISAYTYERTLMMEQRNQMLRELRLNKKETLGVVQAIVDHHHNVDVKVPTKVRFQEPGSQNANATDEVLEPDVAKEAEPGDSNQAAGDAKDDSDEQSKLIGGSPKQDNRENTEKEAKENEEKEAPEEKKPTITPDEGDVRRMHTSVKLNEVIVNKSHDAQLVILNLPGPPRDTKMERESNYMEFLEVLTEGLERVLMVRGGGREVITIYS; encoded by the exons GCGATGGCGACGGCGCCGGCGGAGATGGCGATCCCATGGTGGGCGGAGGGAATTCCGAGAAGAAGACGGTATACGAGACCAATCTCTTCCTCTACAGT GAAGAGATGGAAGATCGGCCTCGAATCTCGACTCTGCTCAGCGGTCTATCGAATTATAGCAACACGATCCCAGCTGCTACCGATCCGGATGCGAAACCGCCTCCTGTGCAAGGCGGTGCACGGATGGGCACGCTGATCGGCGTCTTTCTGCCATGTATCCAGAACATCTTCGGTGTAATCTTGTTCATCCGTTTGACGTGGGTGGTTGGCACGGCTGGCGCCATACAGGGTTTCTTCATCGTGCTCTGTTGTTGCTGTGTG ACCATGCTCACCGCGATAAGTATGAGCGCTATCGCAACGAATGGCGTGGTGCCAGCTGGTGGGTCCTACTTCATGATATCCAGAAGTTTAGGTCCCGAATTCGGCGGTGCTGTGGGGATGTTGTTCTACACAGGCACCACTCTAGCTGCTGCCATGTACATCATCGGTGCAGTGGAGATTGTCCTG ACGTACATGGCGCCCTCGCTAAGTATATTCGGCGACTTCACCAAGGACCCAAGTATCATGTACAACAATTTCCGGGTGTACGGGACAGGGTTGCTGATGGTGATGGGCACCATAGTGTTCATCGGCGTGAAATTCGTCAACAAGTTCGCGACAGTGGCTCTAGCCTGCGTCATCCTCTCGATCGTCGCTGTCTACGTGGGTCTCTTCTACAACTTCTACGGGAACGAGTCCCTCAA GATGTGCGTCCTCGGGAAAAGATTGTTGAAGGACATCAACGTGCTGGCGGAGTGTAACAAGAACGTGAACGGACCTCTGCATCAGATATACTGCGGGAACACCACTTCTACGCAGAAGTGCGACCCCTATTACCTGGAGAACAATGCCACTATCATCAATGGAATCCGTGGATTAGCTAGTGGCGTGTTCTTGG AAAACATATGGGACAGCTTCCAAGAGGAGAACCAGCTGATCGCCTACGGCAGGGACCCCAAGGACATCGACAACATGGCAACCACCAGCTACAACCAGATCCAGATTGATCTGACGACCACCTTCACCATCCTCATCGGTATCTTCTTCCCCTCAGTCACAG GTATCATGGCCGGTTCTAACAGGTCGGGTGACCTAGCAGACGCCCAGAAATCGATCCCAATTGGCACAATTTGCGCCATCTTGACCACCTCGACGGTCTACCTCTCCAGCGTCTTGCTCTTCGCTGGCACAGTGGACAATCTGCTTCTGCGAGACAAGTTCGGTCAGAGTATCGGTGGCAAGCTGGTGGTAGCAAACATGGCTTGGCCGAACCAATGGGTGATCCTGATCGGTTCCTTCTTATCCACCCTGGGAGCTGGTCTACAGTCTTTAACCGGAGCTCCTCGTCTTCTGCAAGCCATCGCCAAGGACAGCATCATCCCATTTTTGACTCCGTTCGCCACCAGCTCCAGCCGAGGCGAGCCAACCAGGGCTCTGGTGTTGACAGTGATCATCTGCCAGTGCGGTATCCTCCTTGGCAACGTTGACTACCTGGCTCCTCTGCTGTCCATGTTCTTCCTGATGTGCTACGGGTTCGTGAACCTCGCCTGCGCCCTGCAGACCTTGTTGAGGACGCCCAACTGGCGGCCCAGGTTCAAGTACTACCACTGGAGCCTGTCCTTCCTCGGCCTGTCCCTCTGCATCGCCATCATGTTCATGACCAGCTGGTACTACGCTCTCCTAGCCATGGGCATGGCTGGTTGCATCTACAAGTATATAGAGTATCGCGGAGCCGAGAAAGAGTGGGGTGACGGGATCAGAGGTTTAGCCCTCTCGGCAGCTCGCTACTCCCTGCTCAGACTCGAAGAGGGTCCCCCGCATACTAAGAACTGGAGGCCACAGATCCTGATCCTTGCCAAGCTCACCGACGACCTGGTGCCCAAGTATCGCAAGCTCTTCGCCTTCGCGAGCCAGCTGAAGGCCGGCAAAGGTCTCACCATCTGCGTCAGCTGCATCGGGGGAGACTACGTCCAGAACTCTGGCGAAGCCCTAGCTGCCAAGCAGAGTCTACGCAAGACTATCGTCGAAGAGAAGGTCAAGGGATTTGTGGATGTCCTCGTGGCCAGGAATATCGTCGACGGACTGAGCTCGTTGATCCAGACCACCGGATTGGGAGGAATGAAGCCTAACACTGTTATTCTTGGATGGCCCTACGGGTGGAGGCAGTCCGAAGATGAAAGGACCTGGAGAGTCTTCCTGCAAACCGTCAGAGCCGTTGCTGCTGCTAGAATGGCTCTATTGGTTCCCAAGGGGATTAACTTCTTCCCTGATTCTACGGAGAAGGTCGTTGGGTACATCGACGTATGGTGGATCGTTCACGATGGTGGACTTCTGATGCTGTTGCCGTTCTTGCTGAAGCAACACCGCACGTGGAAGAACTGCAAGATGAGGATCTTCACGGTTGCTCAGATGGAGGACAATTCTATCCAGATGAAGAAAGACCTGAAGAAGTTCCTGTACGATCTTAGGATCGAGGCTGAGGTCGAGATTGTGGAAATG ATGGACTCCGATATATCAGCCTACACATACGAACGAACCTTGATGATGGAGCAGAGGAATCAGATGCTGAGAGAGCTACGACTGAACAAAAAGGAAACCTTGGGCGTG GTGCAGGCGATCGTCGACCATCATCACAACGTGGACGTGAAGGTGCCGACCAAGGTCAGGTTCCAGGAGCCGGGCAGCCAAAACGCGAACGCGACGGACGAGGTGCTGGAGCCGGATGTCGCCAAGGAGGCGGAGCCCGGCGACAGCAACCAGGCAGCGGGAGACGCGAAGGACGACAGCGACGAGCAGTCCAAGTTGATCGGAGGATCGCCTAAACAGGACAACAGGGAGAACACGGAGAAAGAAGCGAAGGAGAACGAGGAGAAAGAGGCGCCCGAGGAGAAGAAACCTACCATCACGCC CGACGAGGGCGACGTCAGGCGTATGCACACTTCCGTCAAGCTGAACGAAGTGATCGTCAACAAGAGCCATGACGCTCAATTAGTCATCCTCAATCTTCCTGGACCGCCGCGGGACACCAAAATGGAACGTGAATCAAACT ACATGGAATTCCTGGAGGTTCTCACCGAGGGTCTGGAGAGGGTGCTGATGGTGCGGGGTGGCGGCCGGGAGGTGATCACCATCTACTCGTGA
- the Kcc gene encoding solute carrier family 12 member kcc isoform X1 — translation MERFRVTPANSAQFAQQQQQSLDYDSPVNGTQLEHQHLVPRSMSECDGDGAGGDGDPMVGGGNSEKKTVYETNLFLYSEEMEDRPRISTLLSGLSNYSNTIPAATDPDAKPPPVQGGARMGTLIGVFLPCIQNIFGVILFIRLTWVVGTAGAIQGFFIVLCCCCVTMLTAISMSAIATNGVVPAGGSYFMISRSLGPEFGGAVGMLFYTGTTLAAAMYIIGAVEIVLTYMAPSLSIFGDFTKDPSIMYNNFRVYGTGLLMVMGTIVFIGVKFVNKFATVALACVILSIVAVYVGLFYNFYGNESLKMCVLGKRLLKDINVLAECNKNVNGPLHQIYCGNTTSTQKCDPYYLENNATIINGIRGLASGVFLENIWDSFQEENQLIAYGRDPKDIDNMATTSYNQIQIDLTTTFTILIGIFFPSVTGIMAGSNRSGDLADAQKSIPIGTICAILTTSTVYLSSVLLFAGTVDNLLLRDKFGQSIGGKLVVANMAWPNQWVILIGSFLSTLGAGLQSLTGAPRLLQAIAKDSIIPFLTPFATSSSRGEPTRALVLTVIICQCGILLGNVDYLAPLLSMFFLMCYGFVNLACALQTLLRTPNWRPRFKYYHWSLSFLGLSLCIAIMFMTSWYYALLAMGMAGCIYKYIEYRGAEKEWGDGIRGLALSAARYSLLRLEEGPPHTKNWRPQILILAKLTDDLVPKYRKLFAFASQLKAGKGLTICVSCIGGDYVQNSGEALAAKQSLRKTIVEEKVKGFVDVLVARNIVDGLSSLIQTTGLGGMKPNTVILGWPYGWRQSEDERTWRVFLQTVRAVAAARMALLVPKGINFFPDSTEKVVGYIDVWWIVHDGGLLMLLPFLLKQHRTWKNCKMRIFTVAQMEDNSIQMKKDLKKFLYDLRIEAEVEIVEMMDSDISAYTYERTLMMEQRNQMLRELRLNKKETLGVKVQTLVDFNEVPAEDNLPLVQAIVDHHHNVDVKVPTKVRFQEPGSQNANATDEVLEPDVAKEAEPGDSNQAAGDAKDDSDEQSKLIGGSPKQDNRENTEKEAKENEEKEAPEEKKPTITPDEGDVRRMHTSVKLNEVIVNKSHDAQLVILNLPGPPRDTKMERESNYMEFLEVLTEGLERVLMVRGGGREVITIYS, via the exons GCGATGGCGACGGCGCCGGCGGAGATGGCGATCCCATGGTGGGCGGAGGGAATTCCGAGAAGAAGACGGTATACGAGACCAATCTCTTCCTCTACAGT GAAGAGATGGAAGATCGGCCTCGAATCTCGACTCTGCTCAGCGGTCTATCGAATTATAGCAACACGATCCCAGCTGCTACCGATCCGGATGCGAAACCGCCTCCTGTGCAAGGCGGTGCACGGATGGGCACGCTGATCGGCGTCTTTCTGCCATGTATCCAGAACATCTTCGGTGTAATCTTGTTCATCCGTTTGACGTGGGTGGTTGGCACGGCTGGCGCCATACAGGGTTTCTTCATCGTGCTCTGTTGTTGCTGTGTG ACCATGCTCACCGCGATAAGTATGAGCGCTATCGCAACGAATGGCGTGGTGCCAGCTGGTGGGTCCTACTTCATGATATCCAGAAGTTTAGGTCCCGAATTCGGCGGTGCTGTGGGGATGTTGTTCTACACAGGCACCACTCTAGCTGCTGCCATGTACATCATCGGTGCAGTGGAGATTGTCCTG ACGTACATGGCGCCCTCGCTAAGTATATTCGGCGACTTCACCAAGGACCCAAGTATCATGTACAACAATTTCCGGGTGTACGGGACAGGGTTGCTGATGGTGATGGGCACCATAGTGTTCATCGGCGTGAAATTCGTCAACAAGTTCGCGACAGTGGCTCTAGCCTGCGTCATCCTCTCGATCGTCGCTGTCTACGTGGGTCTCTTCTACAACTTCTACGGGAACGAGTCCCTCAA GATGTGCGTCCTCGGGAAAAGATTGTTGAAGGACATCAACGTGCTGGCGGAGTGTAACAAGAACGTGAACGGACCTCTGCATCAGATATACTGCGGGAACACCACTTCTACGCAGAAGTGCGACCCCTATTACCTGGAGAACAATGCCACTATCATCAATGGAATCCGTGGATTAGCTAGTGGCGTGTTCTTGG AAAACATATGGGACAGCTTCCAAGAGGAGAACCAGCTGATCGCCTACGGCAGGGACCCCAAGGACATCGACAACATGGCAACCACCAGCTACAACCAGATCCAGATTGATCTGACGACCACCTTCACCATCCTCATCGGTATCTTCTTCCCCTCAGTCACAG GTATCATGGCCGGTTCTAACAGGTCGGGTGACCTAGCAGACGCCCAGAAATCGATCCCAATTGGCACAATTTGCGCCATCTTGACCACCTCGACGGTCTACCTCTCCAGCGTCTTGCTCTTCGCTGGCACAGTGGACAATCTGCTTCTGCGAGACAAGTTCGGTCAGAGTATCGGTGGCAAGCTGGTGGTAGCAAACATGGCTTGGCCGAACCAATGGGTGATCCTGATCGGTTCCTTCTTATCCACCCTGGGAGCTGGTCTACAGTCTTTAACCGGAGCTCCTCGTCTTCTGCAAGCCATCGCCAAGGACAGCATCATCCCATTTTTGACTCCGTTCGCCACCAGCTCCAGCCGAGGCGAGCCAACCAGGGCTCTGGTGTTGACAGTGATCATCTGCCAGTGCGGTATCCTCCTTGGCAACGTTGACTACCTGGCTCCTCTGCTGTCCATGTTCTTCCTGATGTGCTACGGGTTCGTGAACCTCGCCTGCGCCCTGCAGACCTTGTTGAGGACGCCCAACTGGCGGCCCAGGTTCAAGTACTACCACTGGAGCCTGTCCTTCCTCGGCCTGTCCCTCTGCATCGCCATCATGTTCATGACCAGCTGGTACTACGCTCTCCTAGCCATGGGCATGGCTGGTTGCATCTACAAGTATATAGAGTATCGCGGAGCCGAGAAAGAGTGGGGTGACGGGATCAGAGGTTTAGCCCTCTCGGCAGCTCGCTACTCCCTGCTCAGACTCGAAGAGGGTCCCCCGCATACTAAGAACTGGAGGCCACAGATCCTGATCCTTGCCAAGCTCACCGACGACCTGGTGCCCAAGTATCGCAAGCTCTTCGCCTTCGCGAGCCAGCTGAAGGCCGGCAAAGGTCTCACCATCTGCGTCAGCTGCATCGGGGGAGACTACGTCCAGAACTCTGGCGAAGCCCTAGCTGCCAAGCAGAGTCTACGCAAGACTATCGTCGAAGAGAAGGTCAAGGGATTTGTGGATGTCCTCGTGGCCAGGAATATCGTCGACGGACTGAGCTCGTTGATCCAGACCACCGGATTGGGAGGAATGAAGCCTAACACTGTTATTCTTGGATGGCCCTACGGGTGGAGGCAGTCCGAAGATGAAAGGACCTGGAGAGTCTTCCTGCAAACCGTCAGAGCCGTTGCTGCTGCTAGAATGGCTCTATTGGTTCCCAAGGGGATTAACTTCTTCCCTGATTCTACGGAGAAGGTCGTTGGGTACATCGACGTATGGTGGATCGTTCACGATGGTGGACTTCTGATGCTGTTGCCGTTCTTGCTGAAGCAACACCGCACGTGGAAGAACTGCAAGATGAGGATCTTCACGGTTGCTCAGATGGAGGACAATTCTATCCAGATGAAGAAAGACCTGAAGAAGTTCCTGTACGATCTTAGGATCGAGGCTGAGGTCGAGATTGTGGAAATG ATGGACTCCGATATATCAGCCTACACATACGAACGAACCTTGATGATGGAGCAGAGGAATCAGATGCTGAGAGAGCTACGACTGAACAAAAAGGAAACCTTGGGCGTG AAGGTGCAGACATTGGTGGACTTCAACGAGGTACCCGCCGAAGACAATTTACCTCTG GTGCAGGCGATCGTCGACCATCATCACAACGTGGACGTGAAGGTGCCGACCAAGGTCAGGTTCCAGGAGCCGGGCAGCCAAAACGCGAACGCGACGGACGAGGTGCTGGAGCCGGATGTCGCCAAGGAGGCGGAGCCCGGCGACAGCAACCAGGCAGCGGGAGACGCGAAGGACGACAGCGACGAGCAGTCCAAGTTGATCGGAGGATCGCCTAAACAGGACAACAGGGAGAACACGGAGAAAGAAGCGAAGGAGAACGAGGAGAAAGAGGCGCCCGAGGAGAAGAAACCTACCATCACGCC CGACGAGGGCGACGTCAGGCGTATGCACACTTCCGTCAAGCTGAACGAAGTGATCGTCAACAAGAGCCATGACGCTCAATTAGTCATCCTCAATCTTCCTGGACCGCCGCGGGACACCAAAATGGAACGTGAATCAAACT ACATGGAATTCCTGGAGGTTCTCACCGAGGGTCTGGAGAGGGTGCTGATGGTGCGGGGTGGCGGCCGGGAGGTGATCACCATCTACTCGTGA
- the Kcc gene encoding solute carrier family 12 member kcc isoform X6: MSEDTPKSQGKVPDGSPARLDDGDGDGAGGDGDPMVGGGNSEKKTVYETNLFLYSEEMEDRPRISTLLSGLSNYSNTIPAATDPDAKPPPVQGGARMGTLIGVFLPCIQNIFGVILFIRLTWVVGTAGAIQGFFIVLCCCCVTMLTAISMSAIATNGVVPAGGSYFMISRSLGPEFGGAVGMLFYTGTTLAAAMYIIGAVEIVLTYMAPSLSIFGDFTKDPSIMYNNFRVYGTGLLMVMGTIVFIGVKFVNKFATVALACVILSIVAVYVGLFYNFYGNESLKMCVLGKRLLKDINVLAECNKNVNGPLHQIYCGNTTSTQKCDPYYLENNATIINGIRGLASGVFLENIWDSFQEENQLIAYGRDPKDIDNMATTSYNQIQIDLTTTFTILIGIFFPSVTGIMAGSNRSGDLADAQKSIPIGTICAILTTSTVYLSSVLLFAGTVDNLLLRDKFGQSIGGKLVVANMAWPNQWVILIGSFLSTLGAGLQSLTGAPRLLQAIAKDSIIPFLTPFATSSSRGEPTRALVLTVIICQCGILLGNVDYLAPLLSMFFLMCYGFVNLACALQTLLRTPNWRPRFKYYHWSLSFLGLSLCIAIMFMTSWYYALLAMGMAGCIYKYIEYRGAEKEWGDGIRGLALSAARYSLLRLEEGPPHTKNWRPQILILAKLTDDLVPKYRKLFAFASQLKAGKGLTICVSCIGGDYVQNSGEALAAKQSLRKTIVEEKVKGFVDVLVARNIVDGLSSLIQTTGLGGMKPNTVILGWPYGWRQSEDERTWRVFLQTVRAVAAARMALLVPKGINFFPDSTEKVVGYIDVWWIVHDGGLLMLLPFLLKQHRTWKNCKMRIFTVAQMEDNSIQMKKDLKKFLYDLRIEAEVEIVEMMDSDISAYTYERTLMMEQRNQMLRELRLNKKETLGVKVQTLVDFNEVPAEDNLPLVQAIVDHHHNVDVKVPTKVRFQEPGSQNANATDEVLEPDVAKEAEPGDSNQAAGDAKDDSDEQSKLIGGSPKQDNRENTEKEAKENEEKEAPEEKKPTITPDEGDVRRMHTSVKLNEVIVNKSHDAQLVILNLPGPPRDTKMERESNYMEFLEVLTEGLERVLMVRGGGREVITIYS, from the exons GCGATGGCGACGGCGCCGGCGGAGATGGCGATCCCATGGTGGGCGGAGGGAATTCCGAGAAGAAGACGGTATACGAGACCAATCTCTTCCTCTACAGT GAAGAGATGGAAGATCGGCCTCGAATCTCGACTCTGCTCAGCGGTCTATCGAATTATAGCAACACGATCCCAGCTGCTACCGATCCGGATGCGAAACCGCCTCCTGTGCAAGGCGGTGCACGGATGGGCACGCTGATCGGCGTCTTTCTGCCATGTATCCAGAACATCTTCGGTGTAATCTTGTTCATCCGTTTGACGTGGGTGGTTGGCACGGCTGGCGCCATACAGGGTTTCTTCATCGTGCTCTGTTGTTGCTGTGTG ACCATGCTCACCGCGATAAGTATGAGCGCTATCGCAACGAATGGCGTGGTGCCAGCTGGTGGGTCCTACTTCATGATATCCAGAAGTTTAGGTCCCGAATTCGGCGGTGCTGTGGGGATGTTGTTCTACACAGGCACCACTCTAGCTGCTGCCATGTACATCATCGGTGCAGTGGAGATTGTCCTG ACGTACATGGCGCCCTCGCTAAGTATATTCGGCGACTTCACCAAGGACCCAAGTATCATGTACAACAATTTCCGGGTGTACGGGACAGGGTTGCTGATGGTGATGGGCACCATAGTGTTCATCGGCGTGAAATTCGTCAACAAGTTCGCGACAGTGGCTCTAGCCTGCGTCATCCTCTCGATCGTCGCTGTCTACGTGGGTCTCTTCTACAACTTCTACGGGAACGAGTCCCTCAA GATGTGCGTCCTCGGGAAAAGATTGTTGAAGGACATCAACGTGCTGGCGGAGTGTAACAAGAACGTGAACGGACCTCTGCATCAGATATACTGCGGGAACACCACTTCTACGCAGAAGTGCGACCCCTATTACCTGGAGAACAATGCCACTATCATCAATGGAATCCGTGGATTAGCTAGTGGCGTGTTCTTGG AAAACATATGGGACAGCTTCCAAGAGGAGAACCAGCTGATCGCCTACGGCAGGGACCCCAAGGACATCGACAACATGGCAACCACCAGCTACAACCAGATCCAGATTGATCTGACGACCACCTTCACCATCCTCATCGGTATCTTCTTCCCCTCAGTCACAG GTATCATGGCCGGTTCTAACAGGTCGGGTGACCTAGCAGACGCCCAGAAATCGATCCCAATTGGCACAATTTGCGCCATCTTGACCACCTCGACGGTCTACCTCTCCAGCGTCTTGCTCTTCGCTGGCACAGTGGACAATCTGCTTCTGCGAGACAAGTTCGGTCAGAGTATCGGTGGCAAGCTGGTGGTAGCAAACATGGCTTGGCCGAACCAATGGGTGATCCTGATCGGTTCCTTCTTATCCACCCTGGGAGCTGGTCTACAGTCTTTAACCGGAGCTCCTCGTCTTCTGCAAGCCATCGCCAAGGACAGCATCATCCCATTTTTGACTCCGTTCGCCACCAGCTCCAGCCGAGGCGAGCCAACCAGGGCTCTGGTGTTGACAGTGATCATCTGCCAGTGCGGTATCCTCCTTGGCAACGTTGACTACCTGGCTCCTCTGCTGTCCATGTTCTTCCTGATGTGCTACGGGTTCGTGAACCTCGCCTGCGCCCTGCAGACCTTGTTGAGGACGCCCAACTGGCGGCCCAGGTTCAAGTACTACCACTGGAGCCTGTCCTTCCTCGGCCTGTCCCTCTGCATCGCCATCATGTTCATGACCAGCTGGTACTACGCTCTCCTAGCCATGGGCATGGCTGGTTGCATCTACAAGTATATAGAGTATCGCGGAGCCGAGAAAGAGTGGGGTGACGGGATCAGAGGTTTAGCCCTCTCGGCAGCTCGCTACTCCCTGCTCAGACTCGAAGAGGGTCCCCCGCATACTAAGAACTGGAGGCCACAGATCCTGATCCTTGCCAAGCTCACCGACGACCTGGTGCCCAAGTATCGCAAGCTCTTCGCCTTCGCGAGCCAGCTGAAGGCCGGCAAAGGTCTCACCATCTGCGTCAGCTGCATCGGGGGAGACTACGTCCAGAACTCTGGCGAAGCCCTAGCTGCCAAGCAGAGTCTACGCAAGACTATCGTCGAAGAGAAGGTCAAGGGATTTGTGGATGTCCTCGTGGCCAGGAATATCGTCGACGGACTGAGCTCGTTGATCCAGACCACCGGATTGGGAGGAATGAAGCCTAACACTGTTATTCTTGGATGGCCCTACGGGTGGAGGCAGTCCGAAGATGAAAGGACCTGGAGAGTCTTCCTGCAAACCGTCAGAGCCGTTGCTGCTGCTAGAATGGCTCTATTGGTTCCCAAGGGGATTAACTTCTTCCCTGATTCTACGGAGAAGGTCGTTGGGTACATCGACGTATGGTGGATCGTTCACGATGGTGGACTTCTGATGCTGTTGCCGTTCTTGCTGAAGCAACACCGCACGTGGAAGAACTGCAAGATGAGGATCTTCACGGTTGCTCAGATGGAGGACAATTCTATCCAGATGAAGAAAGACCTGAAGAAGTTCCTGTACGATCTTAGGATCGAGGCTGAGGTCGAGATTGTGGAAATG ATGGACTCCGATATATCAGCCTACACATACGAACGAACCTTGATGATGGAGCAGAGGAATCAGATGCTGAGAGAGCTACGACTGAACAAAAAGGAAACCTTGGGCGTG AAGGTGCAGACATTGGTGGACTTCAACGAGGTACCCGCCGAAGACAATTTACCTCTG GTGCAGGCGATCGTCGACCATCATCACAACGTGGACGTGAAGGTGCCGACCAAGGTCAGGTTCCAGGAGCCGGGCAGCCAAAACGCGAACGCGACGGACGAGGTGCTGGAGCCGGATGTCGCCAAGGAGGCGGAGCCCGGCGACAGCAACCAGGCAGCGGGAGACGCGAAGGACGACAGCGACGAGCAGTCCAAGTTGATCGGAGGATCGCCTAAACAGGACAACAGGGAGAACACGGAGAAAGAAGCGAAGGAGAACGAGGAGAAAGAGGCGCCCGAGGAGAAGAAACCTACCATCACGCC CGACGAGGGCGACGTCAGGCGTATGCACACTTCCGTCAAGCTGAACGAAGTGATCGTCAACAAGAGCCATGACGCTCAATTAGTCATCCTCAATCTTCCTGGACCGCCGCGGGACACCAAAATGGAACGTGAATCAAACT ACATGGAATTCCTGGAGGTTCTCACCGAGGGTCTGGAGAGGGTGCTGATGGTGCGGGGTGGCGGCCGGGAGGTGATCACCATCTACTCGTGA